In Myripristis murdjan chromosome 23, fMyrMur1.1, whole genome shotgun sequence, the DNA window aaaagggtgttttcctgtaaatgttggagtattcctttaagcaaTGAACATTAAACGGCAAGTTTTATCATTTGGGAATAACCCTTTCACTTAACTCTATGCTTCCCTCTCATGAACAGTTTCCTGCcaaactaaaaacatttttctagttttgtcattttgttcaccgacatttgcttttattttataacaatgaaatgaaagagcCAGTATTCTGTTGTCATTTCCTGTGTGCGCTCACCGTGCTTCCTGTTGACCTGATTCTGGGGAATGATGATCTGGCACGAGTTGGCGTCGTTGGTGTTCTTGATGGGGTGACTCAGGATGCAGATGGCCCGGATCACCTTGCCCACCTTGTTGGCGCGGTCCATGACGTAGCTGGGGTCGCAGATGAGCTGCTTGCACCGGGCGATCTAGAGAGGGAGAGGTTAAAGGTCAGCGCCTGGATGGATCAGATCCATTCAATGTAATTCAATGCTGCACAGTTTCAaatgatgtaaaataaaaatatataccaTAATAACAAACACAGGCTCTAATGAGTCAATAGCTCAGTATAGAGCGATAAAAAGCTATTTATCAGAATCGACTGTGCTGAATACAAAATGCTCACCTCTCCCTCAGACTTGACGCCCACCACCTTCCCATTCTCGAAGATGATCTCTTCAATGGGCTTGTTCAACATGTAGGTCCCTCCATAGATGGCACTCAGCCTGAAATGTAACCACAGTATGAAGTCTACACACATAAGAATCAATCAGGCCCTGCTATTCACATTTGCATTGAATTCATCTTGCGATACGTGATTATGCACATTACTGGCATGGCAACACTAATTTTAACATTTCCATTCCTCTTTATTAGGCAATTAAACCGTAAATAATAGACTTCTGCTGAAATTCACCATTTCACAAtaggccaaaataacacatttggaTTGCATGCAAACACCTGCATGGTTTGTatcccaaactgcatgggattagcataaggtgggtgTGTCTACAACAGGGAGacccgtggctgcccagagaacccattttcattcagacatctggaggtcagaggtctagggacccctttgaaaatagcCATGCCAAATTTTCCCTCGCCAACATTTAGCCTAACTTTGGGGTATTATTTAGTCTCCTTGCCGACAACCTACCATGATTCCTTAATGGCACGCACAATTATTTTCAACATAAATATTTTGGTCGGGCAGGGAATCTTTTCGGGGGTTAGAAGTATCAATAACATCAATTTAAAGAAATGATTGTGAATCAGTAAAAAATAGACTGCAACGCATCgcccatttttttccccacccaaCCCCACCACTGAGTGACTGTATCTATCCACTTATATCCAAACTTGTCATGCAttgctgtgtgcagtgtgtgcagtatgtgcagtgtgtgcagtgtgtgtgtgtgtgtgtgtaccatacCTGGCGAAACCTTGGGGCATCTCTCCCAGGCCGTACAGTGGGTAGAGGTACGGACTCTTGCCATATCTTGCCAGAGATTCGCTGTACAGCTTTATCCTGTTTATTGCGTCGATGCAGGGTTGATTCAGGTAGCTGAGCGGAGGGCGATGGAGAGTTTTTATAAATCCTCACAGTCGAGACAGATGGCAACACAATATTTGAAACCAAGGGGTATTGCacaataccagtgattctgcatgtttggcctaatatatataaaatgtttaaaCGCTCATCTTTGCTGAAAGTGAGCAGTGGTATTTTAGATCTCTGATTGCATTATCCTCCCTTTTATCAggcactggtttccattcattccactacaatatgaaagtgaactgaaaaaaaaaaaaaaaaaaatgaacccctgcatgatttgcaggGGTAGTAAAGATTTGGTTTGTGACTAAATTGTATttaacaggccaaacattcaaaatcactggtatggtcctttaagttttTGATACAGGTAGAAAGATCACTCACTCGTCTGTGCGGTAGAGAGCGAGGGAGTGGCCAGTAAAGTCTATGACATCTTGGCCCAGGTCAAACTTTTTGAAGACGTCTTTCATCATTGTCTTTTGGGGATCGACATCCTCCATGGTTTTGGGGTCATTCTCGTCGAAGTTGGCGATGAACAACAGGAACTTTCTGAAGCGCCGTTTCTCAAATATGCCCATCAGACCTTTTCGGGGACAGTTGGTTTgttaaaattagaaaaaaaattatctatATACATGCGCATgtagcaagacacacacacagttgtccatgtgcaaataaaacacaagatgTTTTGCTTACAGATACACAAAAAGCtctggggaaaactgcttgtACAAGTGTGTCTTACCAGATTTAAGGGCCTCGGCCTCAGTGGAGGGGACTTTGTGGATTGCACCCTTCTTGTACACAAAACTGCCTTCAATCACTTTGAAATCCAGGTAGCGAGTCACCTCTGTGATCAGCAGCATGCGGACCAGCTGGCctgagcagagaaagaaacatcaacattaacctctcaacaaaaaacacattaaggGGCCACTGTTGAATGTCATTAACAAGTAGGCTATTAATTGATCAAATTCTTTGTGATCTTGATTTCCCAATAAGTGCTGCTGGCACCGCCAACACACTCAATTCACCAACTTAGCTGGTATCAggttaaaaaatgacatgactACGCGCTTCTTTCAACAGGGAACATCAACAAGTTACACTTCCCTGTTCACATGCAGGTGGACAAGTTCAGATACCAATGAGAGGAAGGTGGATGGGTCTTATTAGCACCCTCCCTTTTGCCCATAATAATAAGGGACCTTTATGTCTGCGTAACTAGAACTACATTACAATAGATATGAACACTTGGCTAAAGAGCTAGAACTATATTACACTTGATGTGAACAGCAGGCTCTCAAACTAGAATTATATTACAATAGATATGAACAATAGGCCATACAACTTGAACTAATTTACAATAGATATGAACAGGCTATATAACTAGAATACAATAGAACTAGAACTAAATTACAATAGAGATGAATTTCAGGCCATATAATTAGAACTGCATTACAATAGATACAGACAATAAGATACAGACATAGAACTATAACAAAATAGATACGAACAATGGGCTTCAAACTCATTTCTGGTTTGCTAAGCCCTGCAGTTCACCTCATGAGTTAATGATGCAAAGTAAGGAGATATGCGATCGTGCATACCGTTGGCCATGAGGAATTTGGGGACGAGGTCCACGTTCCACTCTCGGCCTTTCCCCATCGACTCAGGAACGGCGCCGGGGATCTTGAAGTGCTTGTAGACCTGCAGGGAAGACACAGGACGTTCAGAAAAGACAGTGAACACAAGCTATCAGCAAAATGTTGGTAAATTTCCCGGCTGTTTTTGGAGGGGAAGTTAGCACAATTTCTACATTCCTCAGTTCAAAGAGTAGGTGGCTGGCCAAGGAAAGTCAGTGATGGTTATGGAACGCTTTTTTgagacagcagcatcacagggtgcattacagaaaacaaagtatgcaaaaagaaaaagcataatAACAGATACAGAACAAGTACAGTCAAAAGCGCGGGTCACCACCTACTACAAtccacacagcaacaacagtgttCTGCATATTCACTGATCATGCGGCTTCTGTAAATTTTTGAGGTTTCCAATCGGATGGTGCACAATCACTGGCTCTTTGTTTGCTCAAACATGCCTGAAATTGAAAGTTCACACAACGACTCAAGGTCCTGGGAAATTCAAAACTCCAAGGCCTTGCTGTCTCTGATGAGCACACAGTGGGCTTTAAAGACAGCTTAGCTCAATCTGCAGAGTTTATTCTTCCTCCTGCGAGTATTGGGACATTTTTGGTTGTAATGCCAACATCcaataatgtttgttttttatccttTACCTTGCACACAATACAAACATTTTAGCCTGTTAAAAGTTttaagaaatgtttttcttatttgGACGTTTCCTAATGACTTCACTTCAATATATTTTTCAGTGCAAACTAAAGAAAGATGTACTAAATCATACCATCACAGTCATAGTCATAAATCACACTACTGTTGTTCTAGACGTCCCAGTATCACTGTTTCCAACGCCATACCAAGTACAAAATTGGAACCGAATTGAAGTACCAATCCCATCCATTACTTTAAAGAGTGCAGGCTTGGGACTGTTTATTTGGAGTCAATCATGGGGAGCTATCTTGTGTTTGACAAAGCAGTTAAGTGCCAATGATATCTATTTAAAGCTAAGTGAAATACTGCTTTACCATTTGAGTGTGAACCTGTAATATTTACACATCTATCCAATCGCTAACAAGATCAGAATACCTCTCAAGCGGGCGGGTCTGTATTACAATCCTCATTTGACACTCTTCCTGTGTCAAAAAGTCAAGCAAGGAGGGCCAGAGGTCAACTTACATCTTCAAGAGGCGTGACGGAGGCACTCTCGCCTCCGTAGTAGGGGTTGCGGTCCATGTGCAGAACCTTCTTCCCCTTCACTGACATGATGCCTGACAGAATACATTCCTGTtggagaaatgaaaacacaagagGAGTTAACCTTAAGGTCAGCAGCCGTTACGTAAACAGCTggagtggggttttttttcttcaaatatttttattagaaACATTTTTGCAATAATAAGGGCAATTTGTGCACCAAATATGGGTAAACTACTCTGTATTTGGCC includes these proteins:
- the gdi2 gene encoding rab GDP dissociation inhibitor beta — encoded protein: MNEEYDVIVLGTGLTECILSGIMSVKGKKVLHMDRNPYYGGESASVTPLEDVYKHFKIPGAVPESMGKGREWNVDLVPKFLMANGQLVRMLLITEVTRYLDFKVIEGSFVYKKGAIHKVPSTEAEALKSGLMGIFEKRRFRKFLLFIANFDENDPKTMEDVDPQKTMMKDVFKKFDLGQDVIDFTGHSLALYRTDDYLNQPCIDAINRIKLYSESLARYGKSPYLYPLYGLGEMPQGFARLSAIYGGTYMLNKPIEEIIFENGKVVGVKSEGEIARCKQLICDPSYVMDRANKVGKVIRAICILSHPIKNTNDANSCQIIIPQNQVNRKHDIYVCMISYAHHVAAGGKYIAIASTTVETNDPESEIKPALDLLQPIEQKFISISDLYAPTDLGTDSQIFISRSYDATTHFETTCDDIKDIYKRMMGTDFDFAEMERKKKDTFGDAAE